The following is a genomic window from Shewanella avicenniae.
CCACGGCGTTGCGCCATTTTCAACACACCGGTGAGCCATTCTCTGGCGCTAAAAATCGCTGGAGTTCGGGCAACGGCAGCATTATGCGAATGGCGCCGGTGGCCATTTTTTATCAAGAAAATACTGAAAAAGCCGAGTTTTATGGTGGCGAGAGTTCGCTCACCACCCATGCGTCAGATCTGTGCCACGACGCTTGCCGCTACTTTGCCAAACTGCTGGTGTACCTCATCCATGGCGCTGATAAACAGGCGTTTCACGCGCTGTCTTACACGCCGCGCACGCCTGAAGTCTTGATGATTAAAGCTGGTGAATTTCTGCATAAAACACGGGACGAAATCAAAGGCTCCGGCTATGTGATTGACTCGCTCGAAGCGGCGCTATGGTGCTTTATCAACAGTGAATCCTATGAAGAGTGCGTGTTGCTGGCGGCCAATTTAGGCGATGATGCAGATACCACGGCCGCCGTCGCCGGCCAACTGGCAGGCGCGTATTACGGCTACAAAGCGATTCGAGTGGATTGGCGCAAAGCGCTGCATCAGCATGATGAAATTTTGAAATTGGCGGATGCCCTGCTTGGTGCTTCCAAGCAGCACAGTTCTGGGATTTAGCAGTGGATACGGCAGCGGCTTATCAATGTAGTGAGGCCGAAATGGCCTTGCTACAGCAGGTTACGCTGCCGCTGAATCATTGCAGTGTGCCATCTTGGCTGCTGGCTAGTTTGGCCTATCAGCAGCGACCAATTCCATTGCAACTCGACAGTGTTGGCGCTTGGTACCAAAAGCTCTTTTGCACCCTCAGTCAGTTTGAAAACAGTGCCGATCGCGCTGCCAGCTTTAATGATTTTATGCAGGTGCGCTTTTGTTTGGCGGTACAGTCTGGAAGTGACATAACGCAGGAGATAATCACTCGCCCGAAAGTGAATTATCGCCGTTTGCTGCTTGGCTGGCTGATGGATTCTGATAACGACCAAGGCGCTGCATGGCGCAGTTGGGTGGAGTCTCGGTTTGGCCTGCTAACGCAATTTCACCAGCAAGAGGCAATCACGCTAGAAAGCGATGCCTATTTGCGCTTTCGTCACCAGTGCTCGCGGGCAACATACAACACCAACGAAGTGTTTGAGCAGTTGGATCTGCTGTACCAATATTGTCAATTAGAGTTGAGCTTACGTTATCCGCAGCAAGAGCATCTCTGTCTATATCGAGGCAGTGACGCTTTGCCCGCATATCAGTTTGCTGGCCAAACCGCGATGTTATTCAACAATCTCAGTTCATTTACTCTCTCAGCCGAAGGGGCGCTGCACTTTGGCACTCAGGTGGTTAAGGTAAGCGTGCCGCTGACCAAAATCGTCAGTTTCGATTCGCTACTCCCCGGCAGTTTGCAAGGTGAACAGGAATTTATGGTGTTGGGTGGGCTGTATGCGGTTGAGCTTATAACGATCTAATTTTTCTACAGCTTTTACTTTCTCTTCTCGAAAAATTGGCCACTGACATCCGATGTAAAATTTTGCAGGTGTTTTCCCCTCAGTTTTGCCGATTACCCAATAACTTTGAAATTTTGTGCCATAGTTTAAGCATAAAATTGATTCGTGCCTGACTGCTTTTCGCTGGAAGTTTATGAAAAATTCAGTCTAGTAAATCTCTTATTGGTTCGAGAATAATTGCTCCATTGTTGATATTGGGGGGCTAATGCTAAATCTGCGCAGTTCGATGGGGAAAATTCATTTTTCCATCCAAGTGACGGTTGTTTCCGTATTTATATTTGCGACGTTTTTGACGGCGATCGTGGCGCTATCATTGCAGTACCATTTTTCACTGTCGTTATCTAAAGATAATATTGAGCAGAGCTTTCGTCATTTTGGCGAGGATGTTGGCCGAGCACTCAAGCAGTTTGATACAGAAGCCTCTAGTACTGTCAGAATATTAGCGAAGCAAGAGCGCGCAACATCATTAGCTGAGTTCCCCAAAGAAAGACAGGAAATCTTTGGTGAGTTTTTGCGTGCGAATTCGATGTTTTACTCCATCTATGTCGGATTTGACGATGGTGATATGTTTCAGCTTATTAATCTCGATAGTGCGCCAATTATTCGCAAAAGCTTTGCTGCTGAAGCTGAAGACCGCTGGATTTTATCAACAGTAACCGATGTTGATGGCCAGCGATTACAGCAGTTGAATTATATGAATGACACATTTGAACTCCGCCATTCAAAAACATTGCCGTCAAGCTACTTTGCCAACAAACGCCTTTGGTATCAACAAGCTAGACAGGACAGTGTACATAAGACTGAACCTTACCAATTGCGCGATATTCAAGCGTCCGGACAAACCTATTCGCTAAAAACGGCGACCGGCAAAGCAGTGTTTGGGGTGGCGATTCTTATCGATTCCATCCAGGAATATTTTGAAAGAGTGATGGATGATGAGCATATGCAGGCTTTCATTTTTCATCCATCGGGCAATTTGGTCACCTCAATCAATACGCACTATGAGATCCCCCCATTAGCGAGCATGCCGCCCCTTAATTGGAGTGCGGAAGAGCAAGCAATCTTGGCGAAATACCCAAGGTTAAAGGTGTCCAATGAGCGTAGTTGGTCGCCAATAGATTTTAGTATTTCCGGTATCCCTAAGGGCTATAGCATCGATTTTTTAACCCTGATGGCTCAGGCAATGGGGGTGCAATTAAGCTATGTGAATGGTGTGGGATGGAATGACATATTGTCACTTTTTGCCCATCAAGATATCGATATGTTGCAGTCTACCAATAAGAGTCAAAGTAACGAGTCTTTGGGACTTTTTTCAACGCCATATCTTGATCTGCCCTATCTATTAGTGACTAACGACCAGCA
Proteins encoded in this region:
- a CDS encoding ADP-ribosylglycohydrolase family protein, encoding MSNLSPEKLQDKARGCLIGLAIGDAVGTTLEFQPRGSFTPIDDMVGGGPFMLKKGYWTDDTSMALCLGHSLVESDGFDAHDQMLRYCNWMENGYMSSIGICFDIGSTVSTALRHFQHTGEPFSGAKNRWSSGNGSIMRMAPVAIFYQENTEKAEFYGGESSLTTHASDLCHDACRYFAKLLVYLIHGADKQAFHALSYTPRTPEVLMIKAGEFLHKTRDEIKGSGYVIDSLEAALWCFINSESYEECVLLAANLGDDADTTAAVAGQLAGAYYGYKAIRVDWRKALHQHDEILKLADALLGASKQHSSGI
- a CDS encoding NAD(+)--dinitrogen-reductase ADP-D-ribosyltransferase, yielding MDTAAAYQCSEAEMALLQQVTLPLNHCSVPSWLLASLAYQQRPIPLQLDSVGAWYQKLFCTLSQFENSADRAASFNDFMQVRFCLAVQSGSDITQEIITRPKVNYRRLLLGWLMDSDNDQGAAWRSWVESRFGLLTQFHQQEAITLESDAYLRFRHQCSRATYNTNEVFEQLDLLYQYCQLELSLRYPQQEHLCLYRGSDALPAYQFAGQTAMLFNNLSSFTLSAEGALHFGTQVVKVSVPLTKIVSFDSLLPGSLQGEQEFMVLGGLYAVELITI